A stretch of the Streptomyces venezuelae genome encodes the following:
- a CDS encoding LmbU family transcriptional regulator, producing the protein MHVNLANNTGVGTKATHRPGPQVSRLIPPQRAMRPGQPGTEQVLTTRVGLQLPVVFTFEEWQRAGRQLAGVVDSSSWWLGDWLAYGKDHYGDRYQQGIQAAGLRYQTLRNYAWIARRFEMGRRRAKLTFQHHAEVASLPVEEQDLWLTRAEEFKWTTKQLRSALREARDGVETLRERPAPRRQLAVPAERFDCWLKAADRLGTDLDEWVLATLDSAAERVFEALGPAEPEPAALEAAEPAADIDRRMDELIDEVRAEAAAEAAADRRLYRSL; encoded by the coding sequence GTGCACGTGAACTTGGCCAACAACACCGGTGTCGGAACGAAAGCCACCCACCGTCCCGGTCCGCAGGTGTCGAGGCTGATTCCCCCGCAGCGCGCAATGCGCCCCGGACAGCCTGGAACCGAACAGGTACTCACGACGAGAGTCGGCCTGCAACTGCCGGTCGTCTTCACCTTCGAGGAATGGCAGCGGGCCGGCCGTCAGCTGGCCGGTGTCGTGGATTCGTCCTCGTGGTGGCTCGGTGACTGGCTGGCGTACGGCAAGGACCACTACGGGGACCGCTACCAGCAGGGCATCCAGGCGGCGGGTCTGCGCTACCAGACGCTGCGCAACTACGCCTGGATAGCCCGCCGGTTCGAGATGGGCCGGCGGCGCGCGAAGCTGACGTTCCAGCACCACGCCGAGGTGGCCTCGCTGCCCGTGGAGGAGCAGGACCTGTGGCTCACCCGGGCCGAGGAGTTCAAGTGGACGACCAAGCAGCTCCGGTCCGCCCTGCGGGAGGCCCGGGACGGCGTGGAGACGCTGCGCGAGCGGCCTGCCCCGCGGCGCCAGCTCGCGGTTCCGGCGGAACGTTTCGACTGCTGGCTGAAGGCGGCCGACCGGCTGGGAACCGACCTGGACGAGTGGGTCCTCGCGACCCTCGACTCGGCGGCCGAGCGGGTCTTCGAGGCACTCGGCCCGGCCGAGCCGGAGCCGGCCGCCCTGGAGGCCGCTGAGCCCGCCGCGGACATCGACCGGCGCATGGACGAGCTGATCGACGAGGTCCGCGCCGAGGCCGCGGCCGAGGCCGCCGCCGACCGGCGCCTCTACCGGAGCCTCTAG
- a CDS encoding class II 3-deoxy-7-phosphoheptulonate synthase, translated as MTTVIEATAAEQVLGGSPEGVPTADTVDPTDTRLWTAEQRAAAQQPDWPVHAAVDVVRSQLNAALPLVSANECETLKDRLAAVSRGEAFLLQGGDCAETFADVTAAAVQAKVRTLLQMALVLTYAGSVPVIKVGRMAGQYAKPRSQPTETRDGITLPAYRGDAVNGFDFTRTQRIPDPGRMLRMYQAAASTVNLVRAFTTGGDADLHQAHSWNQDFVRNSPVGSRYARLVDRIDQALAFMRACGSSDEQATRAVEFFVSHEGLLLEYEQSLTRADAATGRSYASSGHLLWIGERTRDIDGPHIEYFSRIANPIAVKLGPATTPDTVMRLVDKLDPEREPGRLTFVVRMGAGTVRDRLPELVERVTVEGARVAWVCDPMHGNTFAAPSGHKTRHFDDIVDEVTGFFEVHRGLGTHPGGIHLEFTGDDVTECVGGGARVRFGDLTDRYESACDPRLNRTQSLELAFLTAEMYRRR; from the coding sequence ATGACCACCGTAATCGAAGCAACGGCAGCGGAGCAGGTTCTGGGCGGATCCCCCGAGGGGGTGCCCACGGCAGACACCGTCGACCCGACCGACACGCGGCTGTGGACCGCCGAACAGCGGGCCGCCGCCCAACAGCCGGACTGGCCGGTCCACGCGGCCGTGGACGTGGTCCGGTCGCAGCTGAACGCGGCGCTGCCGCTGGTCTCCGCCAACGAGTGCGAGACGCTCAAGGACCGGCTGGCCGCGGTGTCCCGTGGCGAGGCGTTCCTGCTCCAGGGCGGCGACTGCGCCGAGACCTTCGCCGATGTGACGGCCGCCGCCGTCCAGGCCAAGGTCCGCACCCTGCTGCAGATGGCCCTGGTCCTCACCTACGCGGGCAGCGTGCCGGTGATCAAGGTCGGCCGGATGGCCGGCCAGTACGCCAAGCCGCGGTCCCAGCCGACCGAGACCCGTGACGGCATCACCCTGCCGGCCTATCGCGGCGATGCGGTCAACGGCTTCGACTTCACCCGGACCCAGCGCATCCCGGACCCGGGCCGCATGCTGCGCATGTACCAGGCCGCCGCGTCCACGGTGAACCTGGTGCGCGCCTTCACCACGGGCGGTGACGCCGACCTCCACCAGGCGCACAGCTGGAACCAGGACTTCGTACGGAACTCTCCCGTCGGCTCCCGCTACGCCCGCCTGGTCGACCGGATCGACCAGGCCCTGGCCTTCATGCGCGCCTGCGGCAGCAGCGACGAACAGGCGACGCGCGCGGTCGAGTTCTTCGTCAGCCACGAGGGCCTGCTGCTGGAGTACGAGCAGTCGCTGACCCGCGCCGACGCGGCGACCGGCCGCAGTTACGCCTCCAGCGGCCATCTGCTGTGGATCGGCGAGCGGACCCGGGACATCGACGGCCCGCACATCGAGTACTTCTCCCGGATCGCCAACCCGATCGCGGTGAAGCTGGGCCCGGCCACCACCCCGGACACGGTCATGAGGCTGGTCGACAAGCTCGACCCGGAGCGCGAGCCCGGCCGGCTCACCTTCGTGGTCCGCATGGGTGCCGGCACGGTGCGCGACCGGCTGCCCGAGCTGGTCGAGCGGGTGACGGTGGAGGGTGCCCGGGTCGCATGGGTGTGCGATCCCATGCATGGCAATACTTTCGCCGCGCCCTCCGGGCACAAGACGCGGCATTTCGACGACATTGTGGACGAGGTCACCGGCTTTTTCGAGGTGCATCGGGGCCTTGGTACGCATCCCGGCGGAATCCACCTGGAGTTCACCGGAGATGACGTCACCGAGTGCGTGGGCGGAGGAGCCCGAGTGCGTTTCGGCGACCTGACGGATCGCTATGAATCCGCTTGCGATCCGCGGCTGAACCGTACTCAGTCCCTGGAACTCGCCTTTCTCACCGCCGAAATGTACCGGCGGCGTTGA
- a CDS encoding ABC transporter permease yields the protein MSTVNFAVADSVTLLRRNVKNQLRYPTTTISIIGIPVLFLLLFVYVFGGVLGTGVGPSGGRAEYVNYVLPGLIIMTAATGMLGTAVSTSVDMTEGIIARFKTMAIFRPSILIARVISSVVQTLASMAFVFAVAWLMGFEPSASPVEWLAALGLLAGISFALTWLGVAFGLAAKTLDAASNAPFPLILLPFVGSGVVPTDTMPTGLRWFAEYQPFTPVIETLRGLLMGTEIGNSGWIATAWILAIAILGFFWAMAHFNKDRTH from the coding sequence ATGAGCACCGTCAACTTCGCCGTAGCCGACTCCGTCACCCTGCTGCGCCGCAACGTCAAGAACCAGCTCCGCTACCCGACGACCACCATCTCGATCATCGGTATCCCGGTCCTGTTCCTGCTCCTGTTCGTCTACGTCTTCGGCGGGGTCCTGGGCACCGGCGTCGGCCCATCCGGCGGACGGGCCGAATACGTCAACTACGTCCTGCCCGGCCTGATCATCATGACCGCCGCCACCGGAATGCTCGGCACCGCCGTCTCCACCAGCGTCGACATGACCGAAGGCATCATCGCCCGGTTCAAGACCATGGCGATCTTCCGCCCCTCCATCCTCATCGCCCGCGTCATCTCCTCCGTCGTCCAGACCCTGGCCTCCATGGCCTTCGTCTTCGCAGTCGCCTGGCTCATGGGCTTCGAGCCCTCCGCCTCCCCGGTCGAATGGCTCGCCGCCCTCGGCCTCCTGGCCGGCATCAGCTTCGCCCTGACCTGGCTCGGCGTCGCCTTCGGCCTCGCCGCCAAGACCCTCGACGCCGCCTCCAACGCCCCCTTCCCCCTGATCCTGCTGCCCTTCGTCGGCTCCGGCGTCGTCCCCACCGACACCATGCCCACCGGCCTGCGCTGGTTCGCCGAATACCAGCCCTTCACCCCCGTCATCGAAACCCTCCGCGGCCTCCTCATGGGCACCGAAATCGGCAACAGCGGCTGGATCGCCACCGCCTGGATCCTCGCCATCGCCATCCTCGGCTTCTTCTGGGCCATGGCCCACTTCAACAAGGACCGCACCCACTGA
- a CDS encoding lysine N(6)-hydroxylase/L-ornithine N(5)-oxygenase family protein encodes MSAREHEIYDVVGIGFGPSNLSLAISLEEHRANVLTNPITSAFFERQPRFGWHRNMLLPSATMQISFLKDLVTFRNPVSRYSFVSFLHASGRLAQFVNRQDFFPTRAEFHQYLEWAESSLSNVVTYSSSVTGIRLPPEVAHDRPEYLRIDVTDEGGGTRTVDARNVVISTGLVPRMPDGIARHERVWHSSEFLSRYGRTEPGDLKRVAVVGAGQSAAEITKFLYERLPHAQITAIMPSYGYSVADDTPFANQIFDAGAVDEYYFGTERARDAFWRYHKNTNYGVVDDAVIRHLYEIQYEEEVRETKRLHFRNLTKVSSVEHTGSETRVHLVSQLDGPQPFLDVDAIVFATGYDSLDPSRLLGDLDRFCLRDESGRHRVERDYRLVTTPDLPIGIYLQGGTEHTHGLTSSLLSNIAVRSGEIADSIIQRRAERELIPAGALQAADS; translated from the coding sequence ATGAGTGCTCGCGAACACGAGATCTACGACGTGGTCGGCATCGGATTCGGGCCGTCCAACCTGTCGCTCGCCATCTCCCTGGAAGAGCATCGCGCGAACGTCCTCACGAACCCGATCACCTCCGCCTTCTTCGAGCGGCAGCCCAGGTTCGGATGGCACCGCAACATGCTGTTGCCGTCGGCGACGATGCAGATCTCCTTCCTGAAGGACCTGGTCACCTTCCGCAACCCGGTGTCGAGGTACAGCTTCGTGTCCTTCCTGCACGCCTCGGGCCGCCTCGCGCAGTTCGTCAACCGGCAGGACTTCTTCCCGACCCGCGCGGAATTCCACCAGTACCTGGAGTGGGCGGAGTCCAGCCTCAGCAACGTGGTCACCTACAGTTCCTCGGTCACCGGGATCCGGCTCCCCCCGGAGGTCGCCCACGACCGGCCCGAGTACCTCCGGATCGACGTGACCGACGAGGGCGGCGGCACCCGGACGGTCGACGCCCGCAACGTGGTCATCTCGACCGGCCTCGTCCCACGCATGCCGGACGGCATAGCGCGGCACGAACGGGTCTGGCACAGCTCGGAGTTCCTGTCCCGGTACGGCCGGACAGAACCGGGCGACCTCAAACGGGTGGCGGTGGTCGGCGCCGGCCAGAGCGCCGCGGAGATCACCAAGTTCCTGTACGAGCGCCTCCCGCACGCCCAGATCACCGCGATCATGCCCTCGTACGGTTACTCGGTCGCCGACGACACCCCGTTCGCCAACCAGATCTTCGACGCCGGGGCGGTCGACGAGTACTACTTCGGCACCGAGCGGGCCCGGGACGCGTTCTGGCGCTACCACAAGAACACCAACTACGGGGTGGTCGACGACGCGGTCATCCGGCACCTCTACGAGATCCAGTACGAGGAGGAGGTACGCGAGACCAAGCGACTGCACTTCCGCAATCTGACCAAGGTCAGCTCGGTGGAGCACACCGGTTCCGAGACCCGCGTCCACCTGGTCTCGCAACTGGACGGCCCGCAGCCGTTCCTGGACGTGGACGCGATCGTCTTCGCGACCGGCTACGACTCGCTGGACCCGAGCCGGCTGCTCGGCGACCTCGACCGCTTCTGCCTGCGGGACGAGTCGGGGCGCCACCGGGTGGAGCGCGACTACCGGCTCGTCACCACCCCGGACCTGCCCATCGGCATCTACCTCCAGGGCGGGACCGAGCACACCCACGGTCTGACCTCCTCCCTGCTGTCGAACATCGCCGTCCGCAGCGGTGAGATCGCCGACTCCATCATCCAGCGCCGTGCCGAGCGGGAGCTCATCCCGGCCGGCGCCCTCCAGGCGGCCGACAGCTGA
- the ddaH gene encoding dimethylargininase yields MSQPQTARQATPRHYLMCRPTHFDVNYAINPWMDPGKPVDTDLAIEQWEALRRLYLEHGHTVDLVEPVEGLPDMVFAANGATVVDDRVLIAKFRHPERAAEAPAYQKWYTEQGYPEIFSAEYVNEAEGDYIVVGRTVLAGTGFRTDPRAHAEAEQALGVPVVSLTLVDPRYYHLDVALAALSDTEVMYYPGAFAEESLAVLRELYPDAILVDEADAEVFGLNAVSDGLHVFLPETATGLAAQLRAHGFEPIGVDLSELLKAGGSVKCTTQEIRHLAAS; encoded by the coding sequence TTGTCCCAGCCCCAGACCGCCCGTCAGGCCACGCCCCGCCACTACCTGATGTGCCGTCCGACGCACTTCGACGTCAACTACGCGATCAACCCCTGGATGGACCCCGGGAAGCCGGTCGACACCGACCTGGCCATCGAGCAGTGGGAGGCCCTGCGCCGGCTGTATCTGGAGCACGGCCACACCGTCGATCTCGTCGAACCGGTCGAAGGCCTCCCGGACATGGTCTTCGCCGCCAACGGTGCGACCGTGGTCGACGACCGGGTGCTGATCGCGAAGTTCCGCCACCCGGAGCGGGCCGCCGAGGCCCCGGCCTACCAGAAGTGGTACACCGAGCAGGGCTACCCCGAGATCTTCTCCGCCGAGTACGTGAACGAGGCCGAGGGCGACTACATCGTGGTCGGCCGGACCGTGCTCGCCGGCACCGGCTTCCGTACCGACCCGCGGGCCCACGCGGAGGCGGAGCAGGCCCTCGGCGTCCCGGTGGTCAGCCTCACCCTGGTCGACCCGCGCTACTACCACCTCGACGTGGCGCTCGCCGCGCTCTCCGACACCGAGGTCATGTACTACCCGGGCGCCTTCGCCGAGGAGAGCCTCGCCGTCCTGCGGGAGCTCTACCCCGACGCGATCCTGGTCGACGAGGCGGACGCCGAGGTCTTCGGCCTCAACGCCGTCTCCGACGGCCTGCACGTATTCCTCCCGGAGACCGCGACCGGACTGGCCGCACAGCTGCGCGCCCACGGGTTCGAGCCGATCGGCGTCGACCTGTCCGAGCTGCTCAAGGCGGGCGGCAGCGTGAAGTGCACCACCCAGGAGATCCGCCACCTGGCCGCCTCCTGA
- a CDS encoding arginine deiminase, protein MSKSGENMFHVDSEIGVLKQVILHEPGLAFERLTPANKDELLFDDVVWVSRAQQEHRAFQQVMRDRGVTVHLLHDLLAETVKDEQAVAFVLERILDERQPHLGPALARLTGQVLSAMGPDELATHLLGGMNKLELTQALGERSPNGVRSLGLDLMADDDFVLAPLPNSLFTRDTSCWVYDGVSVNPMMMSGRKRETVNYEAIYNFHPMFAESGAHRWIDGEAMAPAALEGGDVLVLGHGTVLIGLGERTTPAGVELLARRLFRTGSAQRVIAMELPKARAFMHLDTVLTMVDEDAFTLFTGLDRRELRSWTLTPGRHQVPDVTENKDVFDAIGNALGLDAVRVLQTRQSSYAAEREQWNDGCNLLAIAPGTVIAYEVNENSNRMLRENGIEVLEVRGDQLGRGRGGPRCMSCPIERGAA, encoded by the coding sequence ATGTCGAAGTCAGGAGAGAACATGTTCCATGTGGATTCTGAGATCGGTGTACTGAAACAGGTCATCCTGCACGAGCCGGGTCTGGCGTTCGAGCGGCTGACCCCGGCCAACAAGGACGAACTGCTCTTCGACGACGTCGTATGGGTGTCCCGGGCCCAGCAGGAACACCGCGCTTTCCAGCAGGTCATGCGGGACCGGGGGGTCACCGTCCACCTGCTGCACGACCTGCTCGCGGAAACGGTCAAGGACGAGCAGGCCGTCGCCTTCGTCCTGGAGCGCATCCTGGACGAGCGCCAGCCCCACCTGGGGCCCGCCCTGGCCCGGCTCACCGGCCAGGTGCTGTCCGCCATGGGCCCGGACGAGCTGGCCACCCACCTGCTCGGCGGCATGAACAAGCTGGAGTTGACCCAGGCACTGGGCGAGCGCTCCCCGAACGGCGTGCGCTCCCTCGGACTCGACCTGATGGCCGACGACGACTTCGTCCTCGCGCCGCTGCCCAACTCGCTCTTCACCCGCGACACCAGCTGCTGGGTCTACGACGGAGTCTCGGTCAACCCGATGATGATGTCCGGGCGCAAGCGCGAGACCGTCAACTACGAGGCCATCTACAACTTCCACCCGATGTTCGCCGAGTCCGGCGCGCACCGCTGGATCGACGGCGAGGCCATGGCCCCGGCCGCACTCGAGGGCGGCGACGTCCTGGTGCTCGGCCACGGCACCGTACTCATCGGCCTCGGCGAGCGCACCACCCCGGCCGGCGTCGAGCTGCTGGCCCGCCGGCTGTTCCGGACCGGGTCCGCGCAGCGGGTGATCGCCATGGAACTGCCGAAGGCCCGGGCGTTCATGCACCTCGACACCGTGCTGACCATGGTGGACGAGGACGCCTTCACCCTTTTCACCGGCCTGGACCGGCGCGAGCTGCGGTCCTGGACGCTGACCCCGGGCCGGCACCAGGTACCGGACGTCACCGAGAACAAGGACGTCTTCGACGCGATCGGGAACGCCCTCGGCCTGGACGCGGTACGGGTCCTGCAGACCCGTCAGAGCTCCTACGCCGCCGAGCGGGAGCAGTGGAACGACGGCTGCAACCTGCTGGCCATCGCCCCCGGCACCGTCATCGCGTACGAGGTCAACGAGAACAGCAACCGGATGCTCCGGGAGAACGGCATCGAGGTGCTGGAGGTCCGCGGCGACCAGCTCGGCCGCGGCCGTGGCGGCCCGCGCTGTATGAGCTGCCCGATCGAACGCGGCGCCGCCTGA
- a CDS encoding ATP-binding cassette domain-containing protein, with the protein MTAITATGLRKAYGEHKVLDGVDLHIPAGSVFSLLGPNGAGKTTTVKILSTLTTMDSGSANVLGHDLASDPDGVRSSIGVTGQFSAVDPFLNAMENLELMGRLWHLDRKTVKQRSTDLIEQFDLVEAAKKPVITFSGGMKRRLDLAMTLVGRPQVIFLDEPTTGLDPRVRRSMWEMIRGLVADGVTIFLTTQYLEEADQLADCIAVLDGGRLVAQGTPEELKRKVPGGSIDLQFSTAYALDLAARTLTVPFTRNDEDLKLRIPSDGSAQNVQAVLNRLDTTTIHEMSLHTPDLDDVFLALTGQTKTETGTETGTETTTASADTDKKVLV; encoded by the coding sequence ATGACGGCCATTACGGCTACCGGTCTTCGCAAGGCCTATGGGGAGCACAAGGTCCTCGACGGTGTGGATCTGCACATCCCGGCGGGGTCGGTGTTCTCGCTGCTGGGTCCCAACGGTGCGGGCAAGACCACCACGGTGAAGATCCTTTCGACGCTGACCACGATGGACTCGGGCAGCGCGAATGTCCTGGGGCACGATCTGGCCTCGGACCCGGACGGGGTGCGTTCCAGCATCGGTGTCACGGGTCAGTTCTCCGCGGTGGACCCGTTCCTGAACGCGATGGAGAACCTGGAGCTGATGGGCCGGCTCTGGCACCTGGACCGCAAGACGGTCAAGCAGCGGTCCACCGACCTGATCGAGCAGTTCGACCTGGTCGAGGCCGCGAAGAAGCCGGTGATCACCTTCTCCGGCGGTATGAAGCGGCGTCTGGACCTGGCGATGACCCTGGTCGGCCGCCCGCAGGTGATCTTCCTGGACGAGCCCACCACCGGTCTCGACCCGCGGGTGCGCCGCTCGATGTGGGAGATGATCCGCGGCCTGGTCGCCGACGGCGTCACCATCTTCCTGACCACCCAGTACCTGGAGGAGGCCGACCAGCTCGCCGACTGCATCGCGGTCCTCGACGGCGGCCGGCTGGTCGCCCAGGGCACCCCCGAAGAGCTGAAGCGGAAGGTCCCCGGCGGCAGCATCGACCTGCAGTTCAGCACCGCCTACGCCCTCGACCTCGCGGCCCGGACCCTGACCGTCCCCTTCACCCGCAACGACGAGGACCTCAAGCTCCGGATCCCCTCCGACGGCAGCGCCCAGAACGTCCAGGCCGTCCTGAACCGCCTCGACACCACCACCATCCACGAGATGTCCCTGCACACCCCCGACCTCGACGACGTCTTCCTCGCCCTCACCGGCCAGACCAAGACCGAGACCGGAACCGAGACCGGAACCGAGACCACCACCGCCTCCGCCGACACCGACAAGAAGGTCCTGGTATGA
- a CDS encoding FMN-binding negative transcriptional regulator: MFVPPPYREPSGSWMVDLIRNNPLALLVHNGSPLAGPFATHLPVIPDPDANREWAPDLAGATLLGHMNRSNPHWKAIQSGEVALLTFTGPHGYVSPTVYGKTPAAPTWNFTSVHVRGTIQKIDSPGPSEDTLDVVKSTVRAFEADFGADWDMTESISYFRQILPEVGAFRFTVSGADGMFKLSQEQAPEIRDRVYRSFSERDCARHRAAASLMASLP, from the coding sequence ATGTTCGTTCCACCGCCCTACCGCGAACCGTCCGGTTCATGGATGGTAGATCTGATCCGGAACAATCCGCTGGCCCTGCTGGTCCACAACGGCAGCCCCCTCGCAGGCCCGTTCGCCACCCATCTCCCGGTGATTCCGGATCCCGACGCCAACCGGGAGTGGGCCCCCGACCTGGCGGGCGCGACCCTGCTCGGGCACATGAACCGCTCCAACCCGCACTGGAAGGCGATCCAGTCCGGCGAGGTGGCTCTGCTGACCTTCACCGGCCCGCACGGCTATGTCTCGCCCACCGTGTACGGCAAGACGCCGGCGGCTCCGACCTGGAACTTCACCTCGGTCCATGTCCGCGGCACGATCCAGAAGATCGACTCGCCGGGCCCGTCCGAGGACACCCTCGACGTGGTGAAGTCCACCGTCCGCGCCTTCGAGGCCGACTTCGGCGCCGACTGGGACATGACCGAGTCGATCTCCTACTTCCGCCAGATCCTGCCGGAGGTCGGGGCCTTCCGGTTCACCGTGTCCGGGGCCGACGGGATGTTCAAACTCAGCCAGGAGCAGGCCCCGGAGATCCGCGACCGCGTCTACCGGTCGTTCAGCGAACGCGACTGCGCCCGCCACCGCGCGGCTGCCTCCCTCATGGCGAGCCTGCCGTGA
- a CDS encoding acyl carrier protein produces MTEDTDEYGYAADGRPGTDSERRLAGLWAGVLGVPVDRIQRTDNFFAIGGTSRAAARLVIALDRHVSIDEFARTHSLSELADLLDRRLGVRRVPSVRGVGSVRSVTVTAAVPAIG; encoded by the coding sequence ATGACTGAGGACACGGACGAGTACGGCTACGCGGCCGACGGCCGCCCCGGCACCGACAGCGAGCGCCGGCTGGCCGGGCTGTGGGCCGGTGTACTCGGCGTGCCGGTGGACCGCATCCAGCGCACCGACAACTTCTTCGCCATTGGCGGCACGTCCCGGGCCGCCGCCCGGCTGGTGATCGCCTTGGACCGGCACGTCTCCATCGACGAGTTCGCCCGTACCCACAGCCTGTCCGAACTGGCGGACCTGCTCGACCGGAGGCTCGGCGTCCGGAGGGTACCGAGCGTCAGGGGCGTCGGAAGCGTTCGGAGCGTCACCGTCACCGCTGCCGTCCCGGCCATCGGCTGA
- the glyA gene encoding serine hydroxymethyltransferase has translation MERQLVVDGAQGELLRIGWESLQDTDPELAALLDAEVGQQNATLAMIASASIADPSVLAAGGAALSNVTAEGYPGARYHPGAQQFDQVENMAVERAKQLFGARYANVQPHSCSSANLAVLAALVPPGGTILGLDLDAGGHLTHGSRASVTGRHYHAVHYGLDEAGRIDYAQVEALAREHRPKVIIAGASAYPRTVDFARFRAIADQVGAYLLADISHIAGLVAAGVHPSPVDLAHITTMSTYKQLGGPRGGLILSGREYQTPGPDGRTPLGRLIQRAVFPQSQGTPSPASIAAKARAFSVAAGPGFRQTARLIVESASALAGELSSLGYRILTGGTDNHIVLLDTTDTGLTGVIAERALEECGILANRNRIPGDTKPPLVTSGLRLGTNILAQRGMGPEQMAECAQLLHTVLKATTALTDTEYRIDPALVATIREEVRWLCARHPLPIESPSSITSVGTTLIGVGP, from the coding sequence ATGGAACGTCAGCTAGTGGTGGACGGTGCACAGGGCGAGCTCCTCCGCATCGGATGGGAATCCCTGCAGGACACCGACCCCGAGCTCGCCGCGCTGCTGGACGCGGAGGTGGGCCAGCAGAACGCGACCCTCGCGATGATCGCCTCGGCGAGCATCGCCGACCCCTCGGTCCTCGCCGCCGGTGGAGCGGCCCTGTCCAACGTGACGGCCGAGGGCTACCCCGGCGCCCGGTACCACCCCGGCGCCCAGCAGTTCGACCAGGTCGAGAACATGGCCGTGGAGCGGGCCAAGCAGCTGTTCGGCGCCCGCTACGCGAACGTCCAGCCGCACTCCTGCTCCTCGGCCAACCTCGCGGTCCTCGCCGCGCTGGTCCCGCCGGGCGGCACCATCCTCGGCCTCGACCTCGACGCCGGCGGCCACCTCACCCACGGCTCGCGGGCCTCGGTCACCGGCCGCCACTACCACGCGGTCCACTACGGCCTGGACGAGGCCGGCCGGATCGACTACGCCCAGGTCGAGGCCCTGGCCCGGGAGCACCGACCCAAGGTCATCATCGCCGGGGCGAGCGCCTACCCCCGCACCGTGGACTTCGCCCGGTTCCGGGCCATCGCCGACCAGGTGGGCGCGTACCTGCTCGCGGACATCTCCCACATCGCGGGCCTGGTCGCCGCCGGGGTGCACCCGAGCCCGGTCGACCTCGCCCACATCACCACCATGAGCACGTACAAGCAGCTGGGCGGCCCCCGCGGAGGCCTGATCCTGAGCGGGCGCGAGTATCAGACGCCCGGTCCCGACGGCCGCACCCCGCTCGGCCGGCTCATCCAGCGGGCCGTGTTCCCGCAGTCGCAGGGAACTCCCAGCCCCGCCTCGATCGCCGCCAAGGCCCGTGCCTTCTCGGTGGCGGCCGGACCCGGCTTCCGGCAGACGGCCCGCCTGATCGTCGAGAGCGCCTCCGCCCTCGCCGGCGAACTGTCCTCCCTCGGCTACCGGATCCTCACCGGCGGCACCGACAACCACATCGTGCTTCTGGACACCACCGACACCGGCCTGACCGGAGTGATCGCCGAACGGGCCCTGGAGGAGTGCGGAATCCTCGCGAACCGCAACCGCATCCCCGGTGACACCAAGCCGCCGCTGGTCACCAGCGGACTGCGGCTCGGCACCAACATCCTCGCCCAGCGCGGCATGGGCCCGGAGCAGATGGCGGAGTGCGCACAGCTGCTGCACACCGTCCTCAAGGCCACCACCGCACTGACGGACACCGAGTACCGGATCGACCCCGCACTGGTCGCCACGATCCGTGAGGAGGTGCGCTGGCTCTGCGCCCGGCACCCCCTGCCCATCGAGAGCCCCAGCAGCATCACCAGCGTCGGCACCACACTGATCGGAGTCGGACCATGA
- a CDS encoding LuxR C-terminal-related transcriptional regulator has product MRLVIAEGSAILRAGLAHVLGDRGHELAAAVHDARVLPALVDAHRPDVLIANVRLAPTWDDEGVGAALAARGAHPGTAVLLFSSAPEPQHVARLFAGDGSGLGYLLQDRMTDTEELVGALSQVAGGGTVVDPRMVGALAAGAGARPDGGAATGLGLLSERELEVLTLMAQGRTNSAIAERLIVSAGTVEKRVAAVFDKLNIPGSPGDNRRVLAVLRYLTDRHAQTNTIDFTRERRRRMLERVA; this is encoded by the coding sequence ATGCGTCTTGTCATTGCCGAAGGCTCCGCGATCCTGCGGGCAGGCCTGGCTCACGTGCTCGGAGACCGGGGTCACGAGCTGGCTGCGGCGGTCCACGACGCCCGTGTCCTGCCCGCCCTCGTCGACGCCCACCGGCCGGACGTGCTCATCGCGAACGTCCGGCTGGCCCCCACCTGGGACGACGAGGGCGTCGGGGCGGCGCTGGCCGCACGCGGCGCGCACCCCGGCACCGCGGTGCTGCTCTTCTCCTCGGCGCCCGAACCGCAGCACGTGGCCCGGCTGTTCGCGGGCGACGGCTCCGGTCTGGGCTACCTGCTCCAGGACCGGATGACCGATACCGAGGAACTGGTGGGCGCCCTGTCCCAGGTCGCCGGCGGCGGTACCGTCGTCGACCCCCGGATGGTCGGCGCACTGGCGGCCGGCGCCGGCGCCCGTCCCGACGGCGGGGCGGCGACCGGGCTCGGGCTGCTCAGCGAGCGGGAACTGGAGGTGCTGACGCTGATGGCGCAGGGCCGTACCAACAGCGCGATCGCGGAGCGGCTGATCGTTTCCGCCGGAACGGTGGAGAAGAGGGTCGCCGCGGTCTTCGACAAGCTGAACATTCCGGGAAGCCCCGGGGACAACCGCCGGGTGCTCGCGGTGCTGCGCTATCTCACCGACCGGCACGCCCAGACCAACACGATCGACTTCACCCGCGAACGCCGTCGGCGGATGCTGGAGAGGGTCGCCTAG